From the genome of Candidatus Binatus sp.:
GAACCATCATGGTTCTGGGCCCTTCGGCGGCGGCCTTATGGACCTTAAGGAAAACACCCTCTCATTAATGTTCCTAAAAACCTCAGCTTGCCAAGTAAGCAAAAATTATACCGTTCGCAAACCATCCTCAATTTCTCTCTGTACTCCAGACAGCTTTCCTTATGCAAGATTCCCAGGCTGTTTTTTCCACAGCTTTTCCAGCGGCGCCGGAAGGCCCGGTGGGCTCTGTATAGACCTAATACGGCAGTGGCGATCACTGTGGACGCGCGCGAACAAAATTGGGTTCTATCGCGCGCTCGCGCAGCCTGCCGCACCAGCGAGTGCGGCGCGGCCGAATCGTGTTGATTTCGGCACAAGGCGCATCGAATCAGACCGTGCCGATGCTGCTGGCGGATCGAAAGGATCGATGACGCGCGTTCCGAGCGCGCGTTAATGCAGGCGGATTGAGTGAATGATCGGAAAAGTCAGTGACGCGGGCGGGTCAGGAAATCTTGTCGGGCTTTATGGCCTCTGCGGCCTTCGCCTCGTCGGGCTTGGCTACCGTCTTGGCCGCATCGTCGGGCTCGTTCATCGCGCGCTTGAAATCGCGAATCGCTTTGCCCATCGCGCCGCCGACATCGCCGAGCTTGCTGGGCCCGAAGATGACCAAAATGATCAGCAAAATGATCAGCAGGTGAGTTGGCGCAAACAGATCCATATTTTTCTCCGGGCCGGCTGCCGTTCAGCCGGCTCAGCAAAAAGTCTATATCCTTGAGTGCCGGATTGCCACGCCTGTCCCCATCCCCTCACGCCGAGCGCGCAGGCTCCTGATGCACGGGGCTGTCGCCGTCGAGGTGGTAGCGCTGAACCTTGCGATAGAGCGTCGAGAGATGAATCCCGAGCACCTGCGCGGCCTTCACCTTGTCGTTTTCGACCTTCTCGAGCACGCGTTTGATATGCTCGCGCTCGAGCTCCTCGAGCGTCAGCCCCGTGTTCTCGATACTCGCCATCACGGGCGACGTGCTGCGCAGCTTGTCGGGCAAATCGTGCGAATGGATTACGTCGGTCTCGGCCAGAATCGCGGCGCGCTCGACGGCGTTTTCGAGCTCGCGGACGTTGCCCGGCCAGGCGTAGTTGATGAGCAGGCGCATCGCGCCCTTGGAAAAGCGCATCGTAGTTCGCGGCAACGACTTTTCGTACTTGCGCAGGAAATGGTTGGCGAGCAGGGGAATATCGTCCTGGCGCTCGCGCAAGCCGGGCAGGTTGATGTTGATGACGTTGATTCGGTAGAGCAGTTCCTCGCGGAAGCGGCCGGCCTTGACCTCGGTTTCGAGGTTGCGATTGGTGGCGCACAGCACGCGCACGTCAAACGCCACCGGATCGTTGGCGCCCAGCGGGTAGACCTCGCGCTCCTGGAGCGCGCGCAGCAGTTTGACCTGCAGCGCGAGCGGCAATTCGCCAATCTCGTCGAGCAGGACGGTGCCCTTGTCGGCGGCCTTGAGCAGGCCCACCTTGTCCTGCCCGGCGCCGGTGAACGCGCCGCGTTTGTAGCCGAACAGTTCGCTCTCGAGCAGGTTCTCGGGCAGCGCGCCGCAATTGATCGGCAGGAAGCGGTTGTTGGCGCGGTCGGAGCTGAAATGAATCGCGCGGGCGACCAGTTCCTTGCCGGTGCCGGACTCACCGGTGATCAACACGCTGGTGTCGGTGCGCGCGACTTTTTCCATGACGCGGAACACGCTTTCGATCGCGTCGCTTTTGCCGATGATGCTCTCGAAGCGATACTTCTCGCGCAGTTCCTGGCGCAGAAAACGGTTCTCCCTGAACAGCGCCTTGCCCTCGAGCGCGTTGCGCATCACCTTTTTCAAGTGATCGTTGGCAAACGGCTTGGTGATGTAATCGTAAGCGCCCTGGTGCAGCGCCTCGACGGCTGACTCCACGCTGGCGTATGCGGTGACGATTATTCCCATCACCTGGGGGTCGAGTTCGCGCATCTTGCGCAGCAGATCGAGTCCGCTGCCGCCGCTGGTCAGGTTAAGGTCGAGAATCGCGAGATCGATTTTTTCTTTTTCGAAGATGTGCAGCGCGACCTCGGCGGCCGGCGCCTCGGTGACCTCGTAGCCTTCGCTGCGCGCGAGCTGAACGATGATCGAGCGCATCAAGGGTTCGTCTTCGACGATCAGCAGCCGGTAAGGTCCGCGTTCCTGTGCGGTCCATGAAGCGTCGTTGTTCATCGCATTTCGATTCTCAAGACGCGGCCATGCCCGCTGACTGCTGCGCGCGGACCGAATCCTCGGCGGCCGCCAGCGTGATGGTGATGGCGGTGCCGCGGCCGACCTCGCTGTCAATCCGAATGGTGCCCTGATTGGACAGGATCATGCGCTGGCATAGCGACAGCCCCAGTCCAACCCCGGCGCCCGCGGGCTTGGTGGTGAAGAATGGATCGAACACGCGCTCCAGATGCTCGCGCGGGATTCCGATGCCGTTGTCGACCACCTTGATGACCACCCGGCGCGATTTGTCCGCGCCCTGTCCGGCGCGTTGGTTCTCGGTGATCACCTTGATCACGGCGCCCTCGGCGGCGCAGGCGTCGGCGGCGTTGAACAGCAGATTGAGCAGCACCTGCTGAATTTCGTTGTCGTCGGCGAAAGCGCGGCGCAGATCGGGAGCAAGAATGGGTTCAACCTGAACCCCGTTGAAGCGGGTGTTGTAACTGATGAGCCGCAGCGTCTCGGCGATCAGCCCGTTGACATCAACCGGCTTGCGCTGGGCGGTGATGGGTCGCGCGAAATTCACCAGGTCCTTGAGCGTGCTCGAGATGCGCGTGATCTGGGACAGGATGGTGTGCAGCGCGGTGCGCCGCTGGGGGTCATTCTCGCCGGTCAGGATCGATTGAACCAGCGATGAGATCGACGCGAGCGGATTGTTCACCTCATGCGCCACGCCCGCCGCGAAGGTGCCCGCCGCGGCCAATCGCTCAGCCTTGATCAGCGAGTCGAGCATGTCGTGGCGCTGGGTTACGTCGCGCAGGATCATCTGGACGAATTGCTTCTTGCCGTAGGTGATGAGCGCGGAGTTTACGTCGAAGAAAAACGGCCCGATCGGAAATTCCGAGGTCTTCGTCGATCCCTGGCGCAAAACCATCTCTTCCCCCGCCTCCAGGCTCTCGATCACTCTTGCCCTTATCTCCGGCGGTACGGAATCCGGCAGCGGATGTCCGATAATCTCCGGCGCTTCTTGCCCTTGGTCGGCTACCATTTGATGGAGCTGCACGGCAGCCGCATTCATCCCGATCACGATCCAGGTGTGCGGTTCGATCTCATACATTGGATCGGGCGCGTGGTCGATCGTGTTGCGGTACTTCTCTTCGGATTCGCGCAGCAACCGTTCGCGCGATTCGATGTAGAACTGCGAGACCATCAGGCGCCGCTCGTCGATCGCCGCGACCACCAGGTCGCGCACCCGTTCCATCGCGGGACCGGTCATTGAAGATTTTACGTGATTGAGAATTATTTGCTTGAGCGCGATGTGGATAGTGTTGAACTGAGAGGGTTTGGCCCGCGCCAGCATCCCCTCCTGACAATGCTTGCGCAGATAAACGTAGGTGCGGATGTCGTCGGGATCGCGCAGATGATCGCCCAGCCGGATGAGCGCATTGACCAGATTGGCTCTGTGCCCTTTCTCGTCTTTTTCGGAGTGGCCGTCGATGATGACGGTTATCGCATCGCCCCACTGGTCGACGATGCCGTCGAAGTGCCGCTCGATTAGATCCGCGGCCTCGGCGCGGACCTCGATGCACTCGGGCGTCCGGCTCCAAATTGTCGGACCCCATAGGCGCGAGAGCGATTGCTCGATCTCAGCGAGCTGCTGCCTTATCGCCTGCGTTTCTTCGGGGGTGGCCTCAATTGGTGCGTCGGTTGGTTCACGGTGTTGTTTGGACTTTGATGGTTTGCAGCATCCACAAGCGAGCAATAGTTTCATTGCGGTAAAACCCGGCGGGATGATTCCAGCTTTGATGTGTCAACCAACTGACGTATAACATTCGCAAAATAACCAATCTAGCGTGTTTATCCAGGCAGCATCCTGCCTGATTTTGCACCCTGCGAACCCTTCGCTCCGGGTCCGTGCCCGAGGCGCAAATCGTACAGCGCTCATCCCAATTGGTTTGCGCGAGGTGGCTGTTTGCCGAAAAACCCCCATAATCGCTGGATTTTCCCGGTGGCATGGCTTTGGCACTCAGGTCCTCATCGAGAGGACGTCCACATCAGATGCTTACCAATTCCGTTCCTGTTCAACGACAAAACGTCACCCCACACGGTAAGTTCTTTTCCCGCGCAGGACAGAAGTTCTTTTTCAAGGCGATGCGCCTCGCTGACGTCGGCGCAACGCTCGATTTTGCTCACAAGCTCAAACTAAGAAAGCGGCTCGACGATCTCAGAGCCGCGCACACGACCGGCGTGGTGCTGACCGAGGCGCAGTCGCAGCCCTGCCTGGACCTCGCGGCCCAGTCGGGACTGGTCGCCATGGTCGAGTTGAGAATCACGGCGGACGAACTGACGAGCCGCCGCGGATGGAAATCCGTGGTCTCGCGAATCGCGCATACCGCGAACATTTTCGCAACGCATCCTGCCCTGGTCGGTTACATCCTCGACTGCGAAATCGGCCAGGACGTGCTGCGCGCGGGCGGACTCGAAAACGCGCGGCGGCGCCTGCGCGGGGTGGTGAAGACGATCAAGGAACGCGCGCCCGAGACGATTGTCGGAATCAAGGTGCGCCCGGAAACCCGCGCCCTTTCAATACTGGAAGAAGATTTTCTTTACGCGGAAATTCCCGCGCTCGAGCCGGTCGAGATTCGCGATTTCGTCGTCGCCTTGCATAACCTCGCGGAAGCGCGGCCGGTGGTGATCGAATTCAAACAGGCATCGCCGGGGCAGGACGAAGCTGTCGCAATGGCGTTTGGCACGGGTGCGGCTGGCGTGGTTGCTCCTCCCGTTCCTGCTCCGGTTTCTCACGACTGGCTTGGCGTGCGCATGATGCGCGCGTCGGATGTGATGCCGTTCGTGACGCTCAACGGCACCTGCCCGCCGCGGCCGCCGAAGATGCCGATGGTGTCGGTGGTGATTTGCGCGTACAACGCCGAGCGCACCATGCGCGATTGCCTCGAGTCGCTGCGCCGCCTCGACTACCCCAATTTCGAGGTCGTCATCGTCGATGACGGCTCGCGCGATCGCACCGCTGACATCTCGCTGGACTTTCCGGAGTTCCGTCTCATTCGCCAGCCCAACAAGGGACTGGGCTTCGCGCGCAACGTCGGGATGCAGGCGGCGCGCGGCGAAATAATCGCCTACACCGATTCGGACTGCGTCGTCGATCCGCATTGGCTGACGCTGATGGTCCGCTCGATGACCGAAAACAACTTCGACGGATGCGGCGGACCGAACTACGCGCCGCACGAAGACGGCTGGATCGAGGCCAGTTGCGCCGCATCGCCGGGCGCGCCGTGCCACGTCCTGATCGCCGAGGATCGCGCGGAGCATCTGGCAGGCTGCAACATGCTCTTCTCCAAGGCGGCGCTCGCCAAGATTGGCGGATTCGATCCGCAGTTCACCTCCGCCGGCGACGACGTTGACATATGCTGGCGAATGCTCGAGGCGGGCTTCAAGCTCGGCTTCTCGCCGGCCGCCTTCGTCTGGCACTTCCGGCGCAACACGGTCAAGGCTTACTACGGACAGCAGCGCGGCTATGGACGCGCCGAGGCGATGCTGTATCCGCGCTATCCCGAACGCTTCAACGTGATTGGCCAAATCGCGTGGCGCGGCACGATTCCCGGCCTCGCGCGGACTATTCCGGGCGGCAGCCGCAAACGCGTGCTGTGGAGGACTGCAACCGCGGGCGCGCAGACGCTGTTCGATCCCGGACTTACGCTGGCCAGGGTGCTCCCGCAGACGCTTGAATGGACGGTGGCCTCGGCGATCGCGCTAGCCGCGTCGATCGTGCTTGGGGTGTCGATGGTTCCCGCGGCTACGATGCTCGCACTCGGGCCGATTTGGGCGCTCTACTATGCGTGGCATGCGCCGCTGGAAAAATCTCACGAAAGTTTTACCGCGCGACTTCTGATCGCGTATCTCGCTTACACGGGGCCGATGGTGCGAACGATGACGCGTTACAAGACGCGGGCGAAAGCCCTGACCGGACTGGCGGGCGCCGACGGCGTGCGCCAAC
Proteins encoded in this window:
- the tatA gene encoding twin-arginine translocase TatA/TatE family subunit, whose protein sequence is MDLFAPTHLLIILLIILVIFGPSKLGDVGGAMGKAIRDFKRAMNEPDDAAKTVAKPDEAKAAEAIKPDKIS
- a CDS encoding sigma-54 dependent transcriptional regulator, with product MNNDASWTAQERGPYRLLIVEDEPLMRSIIVQLARSEGYEVTEAPAAEVALHIFEKEKIDLAILDLNLTSGGSGLDLLRKMRELDPQVMGIIVTAYASVESAVEALHQGAYDYITKPFANDHLKKVMRNALEGKALFRENRFLRQELREKYRFESIIGKSDAIESVFRVMEKVARTDTSVLITGESGTGKELVARAIHFSSDRANNRFLPINCGALPENLLESELFGYKRGAFTGAGQDKVGLLKAADKGTVLLDEIGELPLALQVKLLRALQEREVYPLGANDPVAFDVRVLCATNRNLETEVKAGRFREELLYRINVININLPGLRERQDDIPLLANHFLRKYEKSLPRTTMRFSKGAMRLLINYAWPGNVRELENAVERAAILAETDVIHSHDLPDKLRSTSPVMASIENTGLTLEELEREHIKRVLEKVENDKVKAAQVLGIHLSTLYRKVQRYHLDGDSPVHQEPARSA
- a CDS encoding two-component system sensor histidine kinase NtrB yields the protein MKLLLACGCCKPSKSKQHREPTDAPIEATPEETQAIRQQLAEIEQSLSRLWGPTIWSRTPECIEVRAEAADLIERHFDGIVDQWGDAITVIIDGHSEKDEKGHRANLVNALIRLGDHLRDPDDIRTYVYLRKHCQEGMLARAKPSQFNTIHIALKQIILNHVKSSMTGPAMERVRDLVVAAIDERRLMVSQFYIESRERLLRESEEKYRNTIDHAPDPMYEIEPHTWIVIGMNAAAVQLHQMVADQGQEAPEIIGHPLPDSVPPEIRARVIESLEAGEEMVLRQGSTKTSEFPIGPFFFDVNSALITYGKKQFVQMILRDVTQRHDMLDSLIKAERLAAAGTFAAGVAHEVNNPLASISSLVQSILTGENDPQRRTALHTILSQITRISSTLKDLVNFARPITAQRKPVDVNGLIAETLRLISYNTRFNGVQVEPILAPDLRRAFADDNEIQQVLLNLLFNAADACAAEGAVIKVITENQRAGQGADKSRRVVIKVVDNGIGIPREHLERVFDPFFTTKPAGAGVGLGLSLCQRMILSNQGTIRIDSEVGRGTAITITLAAAEDSVRAQQSAGMAAS
- a CDS encoding glycosyltransferase; protein product: MRLADVGATLDFAHKLKLRKRLDDLRAAHTTGVVLTEAQSQPCLDLAAQSGLVAMVELRITADELTSRRGWKSVVSRIAHTANIFATHPALVGYILDCEIGQDVLRAGGLENARRRLRGVVKTIKERAPETIVGIKVRPETRALSILEEDFLYAEIPALEPVEIRDFVVALHNLAEARPVVIEFKQASPGQDEAVAMAFGTGAAGVVAPPVPAPVSHDWLGVRMMRASDVMPFVTLNGTCPPRPPKMPMVSVVICAYNAERTMRDCLESLRRLDYPNFEVVIVDDGSRDRTADISLDFPEFRLIRQPNKGLGFARNVGMQAARGEIIAYTDSDCVVDPHWLTLMVRSMTENNFDGCGGPNYAPHEDGWIEASCAASPGAPCHVLIAEDRAEHLAGCNMLFSKAALAKIGGFDPQFTSAGDDVDICWRMLEAGFKLGFSPAAFVWHFRRNTVKAYYGQQRGYGRAEAMLYPRYPERFNVIGQIAWRGTIPGLARTIPGGSRKRVLWRTATAGAQTLFDPGLTLARVLPQTLEWTVASAIALAASIVLGVSMVPAATMLALGPIWALYYAWHAPLEKSHESFTARLLIAYLAYTGPMVRTMTRYKTRAKALTGLAGADGVRQRPTIGWLRRTIRLDYWNDESITRDRLMDRMLKLFARSGHGAIVDAGWNDYDLEVRPNPWTRIELKTADEEHEAGKVTNHVLARIKSTRITKLALAAGAISAAVAAIAGLPEIALGLGALTMAGAVCIVSEMVEAGRIAHRATEQCATELNLAPLGVLIRQPSTAQVAAAARKPARAQLASHDRLAD